A single window of Leopardus geoffroyi isolate Oge1 chromosome D4, O.geoffroyi_Oge1_pat1.0, whole genome shotgun sequence DNA harbors:
- the NANS gene encoding sialic acid synthase isoform X2, with protein MSECGADCAKFQKSELEYKFNRKALERPYTSKHSWGKTYGEHKRHLEFSHAQYRELQRYAQEIGIFFTASGMDEMAVEFLHELNVPFFKVGSGDTNNFPYLEKTAKKGRPMVISSGMQSMDTMKQVYQIVKPLNPNFCFLQCTSAYPLSPEDVNLRIITEYQKLFPDIPIGYSGHETGIAISVAAVALGAKVLERHITLDKTWKGSDHSASLEPGELAELVRSVRLVERAMGSPTKQLLPCEMACNEKLGKSVVAKVKIPEGTVLTLDMLTVKVGEPKGYPPEDIFSLVGKKVLVTVEEDDTILEESVENHGKKIKS; from the exons ATGTCC GAGTGTGGGGCCGATTGTGCCAAGTTCCAGAAGAGTGAGCTGGAGTACAAGTTTAATCGGAAAGCCTTGGAGAGGCCCTACACGTCGAAGCATTCCTGGGGGAAGACGTATGGGGAGCACAAGCGCCACCTGGAGTTCAGCCATGCCCAGTACAGGGAGCTGCAGAGATACGCCCAGGAGATTGGCATCTTCTTCACTGCCTCTGGAATGGATGAG ATGGCAGTTGAATTTCTGCATGAGCTGAATGTTCCGTTTTTCAAAGTTGGATCTGGGGACACTAACAattttccttatctggaaaagaCCGCCAAAAAAG GCCGCCCAATGGTGATCTCCAGCGGGATGCAGTCGATGGACACCATGAAGCAAGTCTATCAGATTGTGAAGCCCCTCAACCCCAATTTCTGCTTCCTCCAGTGTACCAGTGCGTACCCGCTCTCCCCTGAGGACGTCAACCTACGCATCATCACG gaaTATCAGAAGCTCTTTCCTGACATTCCTATAGGGTATTCTGGCCACGAAACAGGCATAGCGATATCTGTGGCCGCAGTGGCTCTGGGCGCCAAGGTTTTGGAGCGCCACATAACTTTGGACAAGACCTGGAAGGGGAGTGACCACTCTGCCTCGCTGGAGCCTGGAGAGCTGGCCGAGCTGGTGCGGTCCGTGCGCCTTGTGGAAAGGGCCATGGGCTCCCCAACCAAGCAGCTGCTGCCCTGTGAGATGGCCTGCAACGAGAAG CTGGGCAAGTCCGTGGTGGCCAAAGTGAAAATTCCAGAAGGCACTGTTCTAACGTTGGACATGCTTACTGTGAAGGTCGGTGAGCCCAAAGGCTACCCTCCTGAAGACATCTTTAGTCTGGTGGGCAAGAAGGTCCTGGTCACTGTTGAAGAAGATGACACCATCCTGGAAGAATCGGTAGAAAATCATGGCAAAAAAATCAAGTCTTAA
- the NANS gene encoding sialic acid synthase isoform X1: MPLELELCPGRWVGGQHPCFIIAEIGQNHQGDLEVAKRMIRTAKECGADCAKFQKSELEYKFNRKALERPYTSKHSWGKTYGEHKRHLEFSHAQYRELQRYAQEIGIFFTASGMDEMAVEFLHELNVPFFKVGSGDTNNFPYLEKTAKKGRPMVISSGMQSMDTMKQVYQIVKPLNPNFCFLQCTSAYPLSPEDVNLRIITEYQKLFPDIPIGYSGHETGIAISVAAVALGAKVLERHITLDKTWKGSDHSASLEPGELAELVRSVRLVERAMGSPTKQLLPCEMACNEKLGKSVVAKVKIPEGTVLTLDMLTVKVGEPKGYPPEDIFSLVGKKVLVTVEEDDTILEESVENHGKKIKS, encoded by the exons ATGCCGCTGGAACTGGAGCTGTGTCCCGGGCGCTGGGTGGGCGGGCAGCACCCGTGCTTCATCATTGCCGAGATCGGCCAGAACCACCAGGGCGACCTGGAGGTGGCCAAGCGCATGATCCGCACGGCCAAG GAGTGTGGGGCCGATTGTGCCAAGTTCCAGAAGAGTGAGCTGGAGTACAAGTTTAATCGGAAAGCCTTGGAGAGGCCCTACACGTCGAAGCATTCCTGGGGGAAGACGTATGGGGAGCACAAGCGCCACCTGGAGTTCAGCCATGCCCAGTACAGGGAGCTGCAGAGATACGCCCAGGAGATTGGCATCTTCTTCACTGCCTCTGGAATGGATGAG ATGGCAGTTGAATTTCTGCATGAGCTGAATGTTCCGTTTTTCAAAGTTGGATCTGGGGACACTAACAattttccttatctggaaaagaCCGCCAAAAAAG GCCGCCCAATGGTGATCTCCAGCGGGATGCAGTCGATGGACACCATGAAGCAAGTCTATCAGATTGTGAAGCCCCTCAACCCCAATTTCTGCTTCCTCCAGTGTACCAGTGCGTACCCGCTCTCCCCTGAGGACGTCAACCTACGCATCATCACG gaaTATCAGAAGCTCTTTCCTGACATTCCTATAGGGTATTCTGGCCACGAAACAGGCATAGCGATATCTGTGGCCGCAGTGGCTCTGGGCGCCAAGGTTTTGGAGCGCCACATAACTTTGGACAAGACCTGGAAGGGGAGTGACCACTCTGCCTCGCTGGAGCCTGGAGAGCTGGCCGAGCTGGTGCGGTCCGTGCGCCTTGTGGAAAGGGCCATGGGCTCCCCAACCAAGCAGCTGCTGCCCTGTGAGATGGCCTGCAACGAGAAG CTGGGCAAGTCCGTGGTGGCCAAAGTGAAAATTCCAGAAGGCACTGTTCTAACGTTGGACATGCTTACTGTGAAGGTCGGTGAGCCCAAAGGCTACCCTCCTGAAGACATCTTTAGTCTGGTGGGCAAGAAGGTCCTGGTCACTGTTGAAGAAGATGACACCATCCTGGAAGAATCGGTAGAAAATCATGGCAAAAAAATCAAGTCTTAA
- the NANS gene encoding sialic acid synthase isoform X3: MPLELELCPGRWVGGQHPCFIIAEIGQNHQGDLEVAKRMIRTAKECGADCAKFQKSELEYKFNRKALERPYTSKHSWGKTYGEHKRHLEFSHAQYRELQRYAQEIGIFFTASGMDEMAVEFLHELNVPFFKVGSGDTNNFPYLEKTAKKGRPMVISSGMQSMDTMKQVYQIVKPLNPNFCFLQCTSAYPLSPEDVNLRIITEYQKLFPDIPIGYSGHETGIAISVAAVALGAKVLERHITLDKTWKGSDHSASLEPGELAELVRSVRLVERAMGSPTKQLLPCEMACNEKWGLIASLKLKMRSTRR, encoded by the exons ATGCCGCTGGAACTGGAGCTGTGTCCCGGGCGCTGGGTGGGCGGGCAGCACCCGTGCTTCATCATTGCCGAGATCGGCCAGAACCACCAGGGCGACCTGGAGGTGGCCAAGCGCATGATCCGCACGGCCAAG GAGTGTGGGGCCGATTGTGCCAAGTTCCAGAAGAGTGAGCTGGAGTACAAGTTTAATCGGAAAGCCTTGGAGAGGCCCTACACGTCGAAGCATTCCTGGGGGAAGACGTATGGGGAGCACAAGCGCCACCTGGAGTTCAGCCATGCCCAGTACAGGGAGCTGCAGAGATACGCCCAGGAGATTGGCATCTTCTTCACTGCCTCTGGAATGGATGAG ATGGCAGTTGAATTTCTGCATGAGCTGAATGTTCCGTTTTTCAAAGTTGGATCTGGGGACACTAACAattttccttatctggaaaagaCCGCCAAAAAAG GCCGCCCAATGGTGATCTCCAGCGGGATGCAGTCGATGGACACCATGAAGCAAGTCTATCAGATTGTGAAGCCCCTCAACCCCAATTTCTGCTTCCTCCAGTGTACCAGTGCGTACCCGCTCTCCCCTGAGGACGTCAACCTACGCATCATCACG gaaTATCAGAAGCTCTTTCCTGACATTCCTATAGGGTATTCTGGCCACGAAACAGGCATAGCGATATCTGTGGCCGCAGTGGCTCTGGGCGCCAAGGTTTTGGAGCGCCACATAACTTTGGACAAGACCTGGAAGGGGAGTGACCACTCTGCCTCGCTGGAGCCTGGAGAGCTGGCCGAGCTGGTGCGGTCCGTGCGCCTTGTGGAAAGGGCCATGGGCTCCCCAACCAAGCAGCTGCTGCCCTGTGAGATGGCCTGCAACGAGAAG TGGGGCCTGATTGCCTCCCTCAAATTAAAGATGCGAAGTACCAGGAGatga